In Cellvibrio polysaccharolyticus, a genomic segment contains:
- a CDS encoding quinone-dependent dihydroorotate dehydrogenase translates to MYAYIRKALFLLDAEVSHEFSLDMLGAAGRLKLLGLFACDIPDHPVEVMGLRFPNPVGLAAGLDKNGDYFNALGQLGFGFVEIGTVTPRPQPGNLQPRLFRIPEREAIINRMGFNNKGVDHLVAQVEKRNYPGILGINIGKNATTPVEQAVDDYLIGMQKVYAHADYITVNVSSPNTPGLRTLQFGDSLNQLLASLKAEQLRLQALHQRYVPVAVKIAPDMDDNAIVEVARALRNEGMDGVIATNTTIGREGVEGLPNSEEGGGLSGLPVRDKSTRVIQALHAELGTSLPIIGVGGIFDGESAAEKIRAGASLVQVYSGFIYRGPSIVKDIAETLALLPR, encoded by the coding sequence ATGTACGCCTATATTCGAAAAGCCCTGTTTCTTCTTGATGCCGAAGTCTCCCACGAATTCAGCCTGGATATGCTGGGCGCAGCCGGGCGGTTGAAGCTGCTCGGACTCTTTGCTTGCGACATACCGGACCATCCGGTGGAAGTCATGGGGTTGCGTTTCCCCAACCCGGTTGGCCTCGCGGCCGGTCTGGATAAAAACGGTGATTATTTTAATGCACTGGGGCAACTGGGTTTCGGCTTTGTTGAAATTGGTACGGTTACGCCAAGGCCGCAACCGGGCAATTTGCAGCCGCGCCTGTTCCGTATTCCGGAGCGTGAAGCCATCATCAACCGTATGGGCTTTAACAACAAAGGTGTTGATCACCTTGTGGCTCAGGTAGAAAAGCGTAATTACCCGGGTATTCTCGGTATCAACATCGGCAAAAATGCCACCACGCCGGTTGAGCAGGCGGTGGATGATTATCTGATCGGCATGCAGAAAGTCTACGCCCATGCTGACTACATTACCGTCAACGTTTCCTCTCCCAACACCCCCGGGTTACGCACCCTGCAATTTGGCGATTCACTGAACCAACTGCTGGCTTCACTCAAGGCAGAACAGTTGCGCCTGCAAGCGCTGCATCAGCGCTACGTACCGGTAGCGGTAAAAATTGCACCGGACATGGATGACAATGCCATTGTTGAAGTCGCGCGCGCACTGCGCAATGAAGGCATGGACGGCGTTATTGCCACCAACACTACCATCGGCCGCGAAGGCGTTGAAGGTTTGCCCAATAGCGAAGAAGGCGGTGGTCTGAGTGGCTTGCCAGTGCGAGACAAAAGCACCCGCGTTATTCAGGCGTTGCATGCAGAATTGGGCACGTCGCTGCCGATTATCGGGGTGGGCGGTATTTTTGATGGGGAAAGTGCTGCGGAGAAAATTCGCGCCGGTGCCAGTCTGGTGCAGGTTTATAGCGGGTTTATTTACCGTGGGCCATCCATCGTCAAGGATATTGCTGAAACGCTTGCTCTTTTGCCGCGTTAA
- the rlmKL gene encoding bifunctional 23S rRNA (guanine(2069)-N(7))-methyltransferase RlmK/23S rRNA (guanine(2445)-N(2))-methyltransferase RlmL, protein MSFETTENVYFATCPKGLEGLLATELQQLGGTSIRETIAGVYFEATLSIAYRVCLWSRLANKVLLPLGNFQVKSQEDLYEGVRAMPWHEHLSPTGSLLVDFVGTNDAIRNTQFGAVKVKDAIVDLLREFSGGERPSVAKRDPDLRVNARLSKDKAIISIDLSGESLHRRGYRLKQGSAPLKENLAAGILLRAGWPEVAAKGGALLDPMCGSGTLLIEAALMAADIAPGLLRVSFGFERWLNHSKDVWQDVRDEALARKEAGLAGALPEIRGYDADVRVIRAAEENIVSAELDHWLRVSRKELAEFKKPTHTALEFGLVISNPPYGERLGEVESLKILYAHLGERLRNEFQGWQAAVFTGNPELGKQMGLRSDKKYKFFNGTIASELLLFSIDSVAFVQSRVAQDARFGADVEERQKAEEQIAVENREQQAADLSNGARMLVNRLQKNFKQLDKWARKNDIRCYRLYDADMPEYAAAIDIYRGMAERGREEQLYVHVQEYAAPKSVDEDRAAQRFAEIEAAVPFALEVPASRISYKQRRRNKGTSQYEKVSERPQGDLITVVEGSSRLQINLWQYLDTGLFLDHRPVRDLIASKARDQRFLNLFCYTATASVRAAMAGAKFTVSVDMSNTYLNWARRNFALNGLSEARNRLEQADCLRWLEENTQQFDLILLDPPSFSNSKRMEDVLDIQRDHVALIHNAMRALSEGGTLIFSNNLRSFKLDNDALSAYEIKDITAQTIDQDFQRNTKIHQCWLITH, encoded by the coding sequence ATGAGCTTTGAAACCACTGAAAATGTCTATTTCGCCACTTGCCCCAAAGGTTTGGAAGGGCTGCTTGCCACAGAATTGCAGCAATTGGGCGGAACGTCAATTCGCGAAACCATTGCCGGTGTTTATTTTGAAGCCACGCTGAGCATCGCCTACCGGGTTTGTCTGTGGTCACGTCTGGCCAACAAGGTATTGTTGCCGCTGGGCAATTTTCAGGTAAAAAGCCAGGAAGACCTCTACGAAGGCGTCAGAGCTATGCCCTGGCATGAGCATCTCAGCCCTACGGGTTCGTTGCTAGTCGATTTTGTGGGTACCAATGATGCCATTCGTAATACCCAGTTTGGTGCGGTAAAGGTCAAGGATGCGATTGTTGACTTATTGCGCGAATTCAGCGGCGGTGAGCGACCCTCAGTGGCCAAACGAGACCCGGATTTACGCGTCAATGCGCGTCTGAGTAAAGACAAGGCGATCATCAGTATCGACCTGTCAGGCGAAAGCCTGCATCGCCGTGGCTACCGGTTGAAGCAGGGTAGCGCACCGCTGAAAGAAAACCTCGCGGCAGGCATTTTGCTGCGCGCCGGCTGGCCGGAAGTCGCTGCCAAAGGCGGTGCATTACTCGACCCTATGTGTGGCTCGGGTACCTTGTTGATTGAAGCCGCCTTGATGGCCGCCGATATTGCGCCAGGCCTGCTGCGGGTCAGCTTCGGTTTTGAACGCTGGTTGAACCACAGTAAAGACGTTTGGCAAGACGTGCGCGATGAAGCCCTTGCCCGTAAAGAGGCCGGTTTGGCCGGTGCCTTACCGGAAATTCGCGGCTACGACGCCGACGTACGGGTAATTCGTGCGGCGGAAGAAAATATTGTCAGTGCCGAGCTGGATCATTGGCTGCGGGTTTCCCGCAAAGAGCTGGCCGAATTTAAAAAGCCCACTCATACCGCGCTGGAATTTGGCCTGGTGATCTCCAACCCGCCCTACGGCGAGCGATTGGGTGAAGTGGAATCGTTGAAAATTCTATACGCGCACCTCGGTGAACGTTTGCGCAATGAGTTTCAGGGATGGCAGGCCGCGGTGTTTACCGGCAACCCGGAGCTCGGCAAACAAATGGGTTTGCGTTCGGATAAAAAGTACAAATTTTTCAACGGCACCATCGCCAGCGAGTTGCTGTTGTTCTCCATCGATAGCGTTGCGTTTGTGCAAAGCCGCGTCGCTCAGGACGCACGCTTTGGGGCGGACGTTGAAGAACGGCAAAAAGCCGAAGAACAAATTGCCGTGGAAAACCGCGAGCAACAGGCAGCGGATTTATCCAACGGTGCGCGCATGCTGGTGAACCGTCTGCAAAAAAACTTCAAGCAGCTGGACAAATGGGCGCGCAAAAATGACATCCGCTGTTACCGTTTGTACGATGCGGATATGCCGGAATACGCGGCAGCCATTGATATCTATCGCGGCATGGCCGAGCGCGGTCGCGAAGAGCAACTTTATGTACATGTACAGGAATACGCTGCGCCGAAATCTGTAGATGAAGACCGCGCTGCCCAGCGCTTTGCCGAGATTGAGGCGGCGGTTCCTTTTGCGTTGGAGGTGCCTGCGTCCCGTATCAGCTACAAGCAGCGTCGTCGCAATAAAGGCACGTCCCAATATGAAAAAGTCAGTGAGCGCCCGCAAGGCGATTTGATTACCGTGGTGGAAGGTTCCTCCCGTTTGCAAATCAACTTGTGGCAGTACCTGGACACCGGTTTGTTTCTCGATCATCGTCCGGTGCGGGATTTGATCGCCAGTAAAGCCCGCGATCAACGCTTTCTGAATTTGTTTTGTTATACCGCTACCGCCAGCGTGCGCGCCGCGATGGCCGGTGCAAAATTTACCGTCAGTGTGGATATGTCCAACACCTATTTGAATTGGGCACGGCGCAATTTTGCGCTTAACGGTCTGAGCGAAGCTCGCAACCGGCTTGAGCAGGCTGACTGTTTGCGCTGGCTGGAAGAGAATACTCAGCAGTTTGATCTGATTTTGCTCGACCCGCCGAGCTTTTCCAACTCAAAACGTATGGAAGATGTGCTGGATATTCAGCGTGATCACGTGGCTTTAATTCATAACGCCATGCGCGCCTTATCAGAAGGTGGCACCCTGATATTTTCCAACAACCTGCGTAGCTTCAAGCTGGATAACGATGCCTTGTCGGCTTATGAAATAAAAGATATTACGGCGCAAACGATTGACCAGGATTTTCAGCGCAACACAAAAATTCACCAGTGCTGGTTGATTACCCACTGA
- a CDS encoding vWA domain-containing protein — MLEFQFSWLLWLAPLPLLMYWVRPKKQEEVALRVPFFQQAMALQEEEGRKTRIRPLRYLALWTIWLSALLAAANPQWLGEPVSIQGSGRDLLLAVDISGSMQIEDMQLQGRAINRLTAIKLVVGNFVEGRRSDRLGLILFGSQAYLQAPLTYDRHTVGVLLQEAQIGFAGEQTAIGDAIGLAVKRLRSRPDNSRVLVLLTDGASTSGELTPQRAADLAKHENIKIYTIGFGADEMVVPGIFGNRRINPSEDLDEDTMRAVASATGGQYFRARNLEELDAIHKELDRLEPVEQDSRTFRPVRALFFWPLSVALILSLLFALAHAWQGRDTANNGEAAR; from the coding sequence ATGCTTGAGTTTCAATTTAGCTGGTTGCTATGGCTGGCTCCGCTGCCCCTGCTGATGTATTGGGTTCGCCCGAAAAAGCAGGAAGAAGTTGCGCTGCGCGTGCCTTTCTTTCAGCAAGCCATGGCACTGCAGGAGGAAGAAGGCCGCAAAACCCGTATTCGCCCGCTGCGCTATCTCGCCTTATGGACTATTTGGCTGAGCGCATTACTCGCCGCCGCCAATCCGCAGTGGCTGGGGGAGCCGGTCAGCATTCAGGGCAGCGGTCGTGATTTGCTGTTGGCAGTAGACATTTCCGGCAGTATGCAAATTGAAGATATGCAGCTACAGGGGCGCGCTATTAATCGCCTCACCGCCATCAAACTGGTGGTCGGCAATTTCGTCGAAGGCCGCCGAAGCGATCGGTTGGGTTTGATCCTGTTTGGTAGCCAGGCGTATTTGCAGGCACCGCTCACCTATGACCGCCACACCGTGGGGGTTTTACTGCAAGAGGCGCAAATCGGTTTTGCCGGTGAACAAACCGCCATTGGCGATGCGATCGGTCTCGCCGTAAAACGTCTGCGCAGCCGCCCGGATAATAGCCGTGTGCTGGTGTTGTTAACGGATGGTGCCAGCACCTCTGGCGAACTGACCCCGCAACGCGCTGCCGACCTGGCCAAACACGAAAACATTAAAATCTACACCATCGGCTTCGGTGCCGACGAAATGGTGGTGCCGGGTATTTTTGGCAATCGCCGCATCAACCCGTCTGAAGATCTGGATGAAGACACCATGCGAGCAGTTGCCAGCGCAACCGGCGGGCAATATTTCCGCGCCCGCAACCTCGAAGAGCTGGATGCCATTCATAAAGAGCTGGATCGTCTTGAGCCGGTAGAACAGGACAGCCGGACTTTCCGCCCGGTGCGTGCACTCTTCTTCTGGCCGCTGTCAGTGGCGTTAATTCTCAGCCTGTTATTTGCGTTGGCCCACGCCTGGCAAGGTCGTGATACCGCCAACAACGGGGAGGCCGCACGATGA
- the rmf gene encoding ribosome modulation factor — translation MKRQKRDQTERAFTKGYQAAIAGRSRSLCPHENGTARHQWLNGWRESRIDQWDGLNRAAQVQKLSQYQLQSQPH, via the coding sequence ATGAAACGTCAAAAACGTGACCAAACAGAACGCGCTTTTACTAAAGGGTATCAAGCAGCTATCGCAGGCCGTTCAAGAAGTTTGTGTCCTCATGAAAATGGCACGGCACGCCACCAATGGCTCAACGGATGGCGCGAATCACGAATTGATCAATGGGATGGCCTGAACCGTGCCGCCCAGGTTCAAAAACTCAGCCAATACCAGCTACAGTCCCAGCCCCATTAG
- a CDS encoding DUF58 domain-containing protein — MIANNPLHNLNLRGAYCELADLLRLRFAAQDLKLSARRPARSLLTGGERTRMRGRGIDFEEVRLYQPGDDIRTIDWRVTARTQVPHTKVFHEERERPLLIIADQRATMFFGSRLCFKSVTAASIATTLAWAALHNSDRVGGLVFGDTAQHDIRPRRSKHAVLELLQHLISFNRQLTTPVASASTLSLAEILTDLRRIAKPGSALFICSDFHDFDDACEQQLFELSRHTEVTLMHVFDPLERQLSSNVALTISNGQQRCVLPANDRAFQQAWQANYEQRLAELVKRCKRLQVPMLSYSTADDIQGLLRESYSALAPKKKHHRN; from the coding sequence ATGATTGCCAATAACCCGTTGCACAATCTCAACCTGCGCGGCGCTTACTGCGAGCTCGCCGATTTATTGCGCCTGCGTTTTGCAGCGCAGGATTTGAAGCTCTCGGCAAGGCGCCCGGCGCGCAGCCTGCTTACCGGCGGCGAGCGCACCCGTATGCGCGGACGCGGCATTGATTTTGAAGAAGTGCGGCTCTACCAGCCGGGTGATGATATCCGCACCATCGACTGGCGGGTGACCGCTCGCACCCAGGTGCCGCACACCAAAGTTTTTCACGAAGAACGTGAACGCCCGCTGTTAATCATTGCCGACCAACGCGCCACCATGTTTTTCGGCAGCCGCCTGTGTTTCAAATCGGTAACGGCCGCCAGTATTGCCACCACGCTGGCCTGGGCCGCACTGCACAATTCGGATCGGGTTGGCGGGCTGGTGTTTGGCGACACAGCGCAACACGACATTCGCCCGCGCCGCAGCAAACATGCGGTGCTGGAGCTTTTACAGCATTTGATCAGCTTCAATCGACAGCTGACAACACCGGTGGCAAGCGCGTCAACCCTGTCGCTGGCGGAGATACTTACCGATTTGCGGCGCATTGCCAAACCTGGCAGCGCGCTGTTTATTTGTAGCGATTTTCACGATTTTGACGATGCCTGCGAACAGCAACTTTTCGAGTTGTCGCGCCACACTGAAGTCACCCTGATGCACGTATTTGATCCGCTGGAACGCCAGCTGAGCAGCAACGTTGCACTGACCATCAGTAATGGCCAGCAGCGCTGTGTATTGCCCGCCAACGACCGGGCATTCCAGCAAGCGTGGCAAGCCAATTATGAACAGCGTCTTGCCGAGCTGGTGAAGCGCTGCAAGCGGTTGCAAGTGCCCATGCTGTCTTACTCCACCGCAGACGATATTCAGGGGCTGCTGCGGGAAAGTTATTCCGCGCTGGCGCCCAAAAAGAAACATCACCGGAACTGA
- a CDS encoding DUF4381 domain-containing protein produces MQAPADPLAQLHDILLPDAIGWWPLAPGWWALLILLLALLATAIFYRRRKTLRNHYRQQALAELFALDALAAEPAKLLQAYSVLLRRTALTAHPTQFPVDIKGEAWLAWLDHYCPETGGGFFNGSGKALLTGPYQKTPAIDFNELRNLAETWIRKHRNQWQSLPGKTLKKSGGEHA; encoded by the coding sequence ATGCAAGCTCCTGCCGATCCATTGGCTCAACTGCACGATATTTTGCTACCGGACGCGATAGGCTGGTGGCCATTGGCGCCCGGCTGGTGGGCGCTGTTGATATTACTGCTGGCATTGCTAGCCACCGCTATTTTTTATCGCCGCCGCAAAACCCTGCGCAACCACTATCGCCAGCAAGCACTGGCCGAACTCTTCGCGCTGGATGCACTGGCCGCCGAGCCGGCAAAACTGCTGCAAGCCTATAGTGTGCTGTTACGCCGCACCGCTCTCACCGCCCACCCCACACAATTTCCGGTTGATATCAAAGGTGAAGCCTGGCTTGCCTGGCTGGATCATTACTGCCCGGAAACCGGCGGCGGATTTTTTAACGGCAGCGGCAAAGCCCTGTTAACCGGCCCTTACCAAAAAACCCCTGCTATCGACTTCAACGAACTGCGCAATCTCGCCGAAACCTGGATTCGCAAGCACCGCAATCAATGGCAATCGCTACCGGGTAAAACCCTGAAAAAGTCAGGGGGCGAACATGCTTGA
- a CDS encoding DUF2835 domain-containing protein has protein sequence MNAVILNITITPDEYQRMYMGAAREVVATSVDGRRIRFPAMILRPWVTHNGIRGRFRIVFDENNRFQKIEKIDGGR, from the coding sequence ATGAACGCCGTAATTTTAAACATCACTATCACGCCGGACGAATACCAGCGCATGTACATGGGTGCTGCCCGCGAAGTTGTCGCCACCAGCGTAGATGGCAGACGCATCCGTTTTCCGGCGATGATTCTTCGCCCCTGGGTTACGCACAATGGTATTCGGGGCCGATTCCGCATCGTTTTCGATGAAAATAACCGTTTCCAAAAGATTGAAAAAATCGACGGGGGACGGTGA
- a CDS encoding AAA family ATPase: MDTHQQIQTISQWLNDQIIGQEHLVQRLLIALLADGHLLVEGAPGLAKTKAIKTLSQAVEGDFHRIQFTPDLLPSDVTGTDIYRPENGSFEFQVGPIFHNLVLADEINRAPAKVQSALLEAMAERQVSVGSKTYPLPPLFMVMATQNPIEQEGTYPLPEAQLDRFLLHVVVDYPDVHAERRILHIARNEAAAIAPELPIKVSQQTLLEARKEILSLHMADAVEEYIVQLINATRRPGEYNEELATLIEYGASPRATIALDRCARAHAWLAGKDFVSPDDVQAVIHDCLRHRLILSFEAEASGVTAQQAINQLLASVPVV; this comes from the coding sequence ATGGACACCCATCAACAGATTCAAACCATCAGCCAATGGCTGAACGACCAGATTATCGGCCAGGAACATCTGGTACAGCGGCTGCTGATTGCGCTGCTCGCTGACGGCCACCTGCTGGTTGAGGGCGCACCGGGTCTGGCCAAGACCAAAGCCATCAAAACCCTGTCGCAAGCCGTGGAAGGTGATTTCCACCGCATCCAGTTCACCCCCGACCTGCTGCCCTCCGATGTTACCGGCACCGATATCTACCGGCCGGAAAACGGTTCTTTTGAATTTCAGGTTGGCCCTATTTTCCACAATCTGGTGCTGGCGGATGAAATCAACCGCGCCCCGGCCAAAGTGCAATCGGCACTGCTCGAAGCCATGGCCGAACGTCAGGTGAGTGTCGGCAGCAAAACCTACCCCTTGCCGCCGCTGTTTATGGTGATGGCAACCCAGAACCCGATTGAACAGGAAGGCACTTACCCGCTGCCCGAAGCGCAGCTGGATCGTTTCCTGTTGCACGTTGTGGTGGATTATCCGGACGTGCACGCCGAGCGCCGCATTCTGCATATCGCCCGTAACGAGGCCGCCGCTATTGCGCCCGAATTACCGATCAAGGTGAGCCAGCAAACCTTGCTGGAAGCCAGAAAAGAAATCCTGTCATTACATATGGCCGATGCAGTTGAGGAATATATTGTTCAACTGATCAACGCCACCCGCCGCCCTGGCGAATACAACGAAGAGCTGGCCACGTTGATTGAATACGGCGCCAGCCCGCGCGCTACCATTGCGCTGGATCGCTGTGCCCGTGCACACGCCTGGCTTGCCGGCAAGGACTTTGTCAGCCCGGACGATGTTCAGGCGGTTATTCATGACTGCTTGCGCCACCGCCTGATTTTGAGTTTTGAAGCGGAAGCCAGCGGCGTAACAGCGCAACAGGCCATCAACCAGTTACTCGCCAGCGTACCGGTTGTTTAA